A genome region from Paralichthys olivaceus isolate ysfri-2021 chromosome 6, ASM2471397v2, whole genome shotgun sequence includes the following:
- the pfdn4 gene encoding prefoldin subunit 4 — MAAAVKGPVAVEDVNVTFEDQQKINKFARNSSRMSELKSEIEAKKKSLQNLQDASDDLMMLDDDCQLIPYQIGNVFVSHTQEETQDMLETAKKALEQEVGGLEEKVSGIQQVLGDLKIQLYAKFGNNINLEADES, encoded by the exons ATGGCAGCCGCCGTGAAGGGACCTGTc GCGGTCGAAGACGTTAACGTCACTTTTGAAGATCAGCAGAAGATCAATAAATTCGCCCGGAACTCGAGTCGGATGTCGGAACTCAAGAGTGAAATAGAGGCAAAGAAA AAATCGCTTCAGAACTTACAGGACGCCAGCGACGACCTCATGATGTTGGACGACGACTGTCAGTTGATCCCTTATCAAATCGGTAACGTGTTTGTCAGCCACACCCAGGAGGAAACGCAAGACATGCTGGAGACGGCTAAG AAAGCACTGGAGCAGGAGGTCGGAGGCCTCGAGGAGAAAGTGTCAGGGATACAGCAAGTGTTGGGGGATCTGAAGATCCAGCTCTACGCCAAGTTCGGTAACAACATTAACCTGGAGGCAGATGAAAGCTGA